In one window of Salvelinus sp. IW2-2015 unplaced genomic scaffold, ASM291031v2 Un_scaffold9980, whole genome shotgun sequence DNA:
- the LOC112079868 gene encoding aryl hydrocarbon receptor-like: FCVLQALNIQGRLKFLHGQSERTKEGKASPPQLALFSLASPLQPPTILEIRTNNLIFKTKHKLDFTPIACDAKGKMVLGYTEAELCNHGSGYQFIHAADMLHCAENHMRSKTALLLHTVLSCSVVHGD; the protein is encoded by the exons TTCTGCGTTCTCCAGGCCCTGAACATCCAGGGGCGTCTAAAGTTCCTCCATGGCCAGAGCGAGAGGACCAAGGAGGGCAAGGCCAGCCCGCCTCAGCTGGCTCTGTTCTCCCTGGCCTCGCCCTTGCAGCCCCCCACCATCCTGGAGATCCGCACCAACAACTTAATCTTCAAGACCAAGCACAAGCTGGACTTCACCCCCATTGCCTGCGACGCCAA AGGGAAGATGGTGCTGGGTTACACTGAGGCTGAGCTGTGCAACCATGGCTCAGGATACCAGTTCATCCATGCTGCTGACATGCTGCACTGTGCTGAGAACCACATGAGGAGTAAGACTGCTCTCCTGCTGCACACAGTCCTATCATGTAGTGTAGTTCATGGAGACTGA